One stretch of Arachis hypogaea cultivar Tifrunner chromosome 20, arahy.Tifrunner.gnm2.J5K5, whole genome shotgun sequence DNA includes these proteins:
- the LOC112784835 gene encoding lysine histidine transporter 2 → MGSEKEISGGGLASAAITTTTTTGSKQKNLDDWLPITASRNAKWWYSAFHNLTAMVGAGILSLPYAMSHMGWGAGVTVMILSWIITLYTLWQMVEMHEMVPGGKRNDRYHQLGQEAFGEKLGLWNVVPQQLLVEVGTCIVYMVTGGKSLKKVHETFCPDCKQIRTTYWIMVFASVNFVLAQIPNFNSISAISAGAAVMSLSYSTIAWAASIKKGISKDIDYTVKMNSTSDGVFNFFSALGDVAFAYAGHNVVLEIQATMPSTAEKPSKIPMWRGCVLAYIGVALCYFPVAFIGYYMFGNSVDDNILITLQRPAWLIGIANLFVVIHVVGGYQVFAMPVFDMIETFLVTRLNFSPSTTLRFTTRFLYVAITMFIGICVPFFGSLLGFLGGFAFAPTSYYLPCIIWLKLKKPKKYGLSWTINWICIIIGILIMTLSPIGALRNIIMSAKDYKFFS, encoded by the exons aTGGGTTCTGAGAAGGAAATAAGTGGTGGCGGTTTGGCATCTGCAgctataacaacaacaacaacaacaggttCAAAGCAAAAGAACCTTGATGATTGGCTTCCCATAACTGCTTCAAGAAATGCGAAATGGTGGTATTCTGCTTTTCACAACCTCACGGCCATGGTTGGTGCTGGAATTCTCAGCCTTCCTTATGCCATGTCACATATGGGATG gggTGCTGGTGTTACAGTGATGATCCTGTCATGGATAATCACACTATACACGCTATGGCAAATGGTTGAGATGCACGAAATGGTACCTGGGGGAAAGAGAAACGACAGGTATCATCAGTTGGGACAAGAAGCTTTCGGAGAAAAGCTTGGTCTGTGGAATGTGGTTCCTCAACAACTGCTTGTTGAAGTTGGTACATGCATTGTATACATGGTCACTGGAGGCAAATCTTTGAAAAAAGTTCATGAAACCTTTTGTCCTGATTGTAAACAAATCAGAACCACTTATTGGATCATGGTGTTTGCTTCTGTAAACTTTGTGCTTGCACAAATTCCTAACTTTAACTCTATTTCCGCTATCTCTGCTGGTGCAGCCGTCATGTCTCTCAG TTACTCAACAATCGCTTGGGCTGCGTCTATCAAGAAAGGGATTTCAAAGGACATAGACTATACTGTAAAAATGAATAGCACGAGCGATGGTGTGTTCAATTTCTTCTCTGCATTGGGAGATGTGGCATTTGCATACGCAGGCCACAATGTGGTTCTTGAAATCCAAGCTACAATGCCTTCAACTGCGGAGAAACCTTCTAAGATACCAATGTGGAGAGGGTGTGTTTTGGCATACATTGGAGTTGCATTATGCTACTTCCCTGTTGCCTTTATTGGGTACTACATGTTTGGAAATTCTGTGGATGATAACATCCTCATCACACTCCAACGCCCTGCTTGGCTTATTGGCATTGCTAACTTGTTTGTTGTCATCCATGTTGTTGGAGGCTACCAG GTATTTGCAATGCCAGTGTTTGATATGATTGAAACCTTCTTGGTTACACGCTTGAATTTCTCACCTTCTACTACCCTGCGATTCACAACTCGCTTTCTATATGTTG CAATTACAATGTTCATAGGAATTTGTGTCCCATTTTTTGGGTCTCTTCTTGGATTTCTTGGTGGATTCGCATTTGCTCCCACCTCTTATTAT CTACCATGCATCATATGGCTTAAGCTCAAGAAACCTAAAAAATATGGCTTGTCTTGGACGATTAATTGG atatgtattattattggaatatTGATAATGACACTATCTCCTATTGGTGCATTGAGGAATATCATTATGTCAGCCAAGGATTACAAATTTTTCTCATGA
- the LOC112782750 gene encoding uncharacterized protein, protein MEEEIKSEFRKAGFNLEEEEEILNKCMTFCINYSLSPADLVSNWEVYYLNRQLNEPTVQNAEMDGFLMHLQTNKKEEVIKEESNLHSYSIRDVEMVLNNDDDAKFSTPGTPTNNDEHLRSPAHEAMSLTHGNILSSGKPTELVTPFSKRTDRFAVKFSINTVPDIENEIQVPNHEIDEDDVIRKVMPCKRCSLVVHGSGPKRGCRFMHDRTEDRMNVIENRIRKHTRALVASGIYGEPTDPTIASQRSIFAVGMVCCDAEGRLNDKSVMLQGSVEHSGGECVRLDLQRLSHFSIFPGQVVGIEGHNPSGHCLVASKLVDSIPPTSVADDKDLNPAKKLAIDKSQPIDITSKKTELSMIIAAGPFTTTDNLFFEPLVELLAYAKRRQPQLLVLLGPFVDSEHSNIKKGTVDRTFDEIFHNDILSKLQDYVECMGAAARVLLVPSIRDANHDFVFPQPELDINLPDLKSQIISLTNPGIFEANEVKVGCCSVDILKQISGEEISRTAPDGQPTDRLSRLANHILSQQSFYPLYPPAEGVPLDFSLAPEALQLPLVPDLLILPSDIKYFVKVLNVGSEETNCKKCIAVNPGRLTKGEGGGTFVELDYRGGSDKINASVIGI, encoded by the exons aTGGAAGAGGAAATCAAGTCAGAATTCAGAAAAGCCGGGTTCAAccttgaggaagaagaagaaatactgAACAAGT GTATGACTTTCTGCATCAACTACAGCCTCAGCCCTGCAGATCTCGTCTCAAACTGGGAGGTTTATTACCTCAACAG ACAACTGAATGAGCCAACAGTGCAAAATGCTGAAATGGATGGCTTTTTGATGCACCTGCAGACTAACAAGAAAGAAGAAGTTATAAAGGAGGAATCTAATTTGCATAGTTACTCTATCAGAGATGTAGAAAT GGTCttaaataatgatgatgatgctaAGTTTAGTACTCCTGGGACTCCAACAAATAATGATGAACATCTTCGTTCACCTGCACACGAAGCAATGTCTCTAACACATGGGAATATTTTATCTTCTGGAAAACCAACTGAGCTGGTGACACCCTTTTCAAAGCGAACTGATAGGTTTGCTGTGAAATTTAGCATCAACACAGTGCCTGATATAGAGAATGAAATACAAGTGCCGAATCATGAGATCGATGAGGATGATGTTATTAGGAAAGTTATGCCTTGTAAAAGGTGTTCATTGGTGGTTCATGGATCAGGGCCTAAACGTGGTTGCAGATTCATGCATGATAGGACAGAGGATAGG atgAATGTAATAGAAAATCGAATTCGCAAACATACAAGGGCCCTTGTTGCTTCTGGGATTTATGGAGAACCAACAGACCCTACAATTGCTTCACAG AGAAGCATTTTTGCTGTCGGTATGGTTTGCTGTGATGCAGAAGGCCGTCTAAATGACAAGTCTGTCATGCTGCAGGGCAG TGTTGAACATTCTGGAGGAGAATGTGTTCGTCTGGACTTGCAACGCTTAAGCCATTTTTCAATTTTCCCTGGGCAG GTTGTTGGTATTGAAGGGCATAATCCTAGTGGGCATTGCTTAGTTGCATCTAAATTGGTAGATTCTATACCACCTACCTCTGTTGCTGATGATAAGGATTTGAATCCAGCAAAGAAGCTAGCTATTGATAAAAGTCAACCAATTGATATTACTTCTAAAAAGACAGAGTTGTCCATG ATTATTGCAGCAGGCCCTTTTACAACAACAGACAATTTATTTTTTGAGCCCCTTGTAGAATTGTTAGCATATGCAAAGCGAAGACAGCCACAGTTACTCGTATTG TTGGGACCATTTGTTGATTCTGAACACTCCAACATTAAGAAAGGAACCGTTGACAGAACCTTTGATGAAATATTTCATAACGACATCCTGAGCAAG TTACAAGATTATGTAGAATGTATGGGTGCTGCTGCACGTGTTCTTCTTGTACCATCTATACGAGATGCGAACCATGATTTTGTTTTCCCTCAG CCTGAACTGGATATCAATCTTCCTGATCTCAAATCTCAG ATAATCAGTCTCACTAATCCTGGAATCTTTGAGGCAAACGAG GTCAAAGTTGGTTGCTGCAGTGTAGATATTCTCAAGCAGATCAGTGGGGAAGAGATATCACGAACTGCGCCAGATGGACAACCTACTGATCGCTTGAGTAGGCTTGCAAATCATATTCTTAGCCAGCAAAG CTTTTATCCACTTTATCCGCCGGCAGAAGGTGTTCCTTTGGATTTTTCTCTTGCACCAGAAGCCCTTCAACTCCCGTTGGTTCCAGATCTTCTTATCTTGCCTTCGGATATCAAGTACTTTGTCAAG GTGCTTAATGTGGGAAGTGAAGAGACAAACTGCAAGAAATGCATTGCTGTGAATCCAGGAAGACTAACAAAGGGAGAAGGAGGGGGTACTTTTGTAGAGCTTGATTATCGTGGTGGTTCCGACAAAATTAATGCATCAGTTATTGGCATATGA